One Ictalurus furcatus strain D&B chromosome 22, Billie_1.0, whole genome shotgun sequence genomic window, AATGTTTAAAGGAAGCAGCGCGTCACACTGAATAAACCGgaagtggattaaaaaaagaaaaggtaaagTTTAATAATATTCGGTTTATGTCGTGCTTTCTGTCATGAgtcgtgtttttgttttctgcgcgtgtgtaaaaatgtttaatttccttcattagcattagcattagcggTAGCGTTAGCGTTAGCAGGCTAACAGGAAACACTGTTTGAATATTCTCTAGCAAAGCAACACGAgctgatgtttgtgtttattccGCTTCTTTTCATGAATATTGTAGATGATTATCGTCAGCTCCTCTCAGATAAAGAACAGAGTTAATGCCACACCGCGGAGTTTGTAGTTTGtagaaatgtgttgtttttgttgagACATTAGCTTGGGGAAGATCTGTAACGCTGGCTAACTAGCACTGACTTCAGTCCCTGGAGCCCAGTAACACTTGTGTAAtagttttaaatgatttattaacaACATGTCGATAAACATTAGTGTTAGAACAGGAAGTAATAATCCGGGTTTAACTTTAAATTCAGCCTGTAGAAGTCCTGCATGAATAAAAtgcgttgtttttgtttgttgatcTTCAGAATAGACTGTAAGAATATAGATATTTTTGCAATGTTATTGTTTACAAAGAAAGTAACTTAAACATTAACAACAATTTACTTAATGaggatttatttgttttcttattttacaataatattgttgttgttgttgttgttctgctTGGTGGTGCTGAAACTGTTAGTGTTgctttactgtattttattttattttattttatttatatatctgagTGCTGAATATTGTCTGATCTCCGACCCTGATCCGATCTCGACGTCTGTAGTCGTGTGCAATACTATATCTGTGTTTATCACTTCACACATTCACCCCATAAAATAGATCAACAGATTGGATCTGAAAGTACGTAAATGATCCGATCCGATCTCAGTATTTTGATATGAATTTGATATTGATTATGAGCAGTGATTTAGGAGAACCTGTATCTGACACACTCCATATTAAACACGTCCGATATTAAACAATACACTTTTATCATCACTGTTTTTAAAACAGTCACAAAGTCTGATTAGAAAACAGCTGATTGGACGTTACATTTTAACTAATAACTGCTGCGTCTGTAGCGtcctttattcatttaaactgcagctcAGTGAAGggataaatataataattaataaataaacaaactgactgactgatagGAAAGATGGGTGAataggaaagacagacaggtaggatggatggacagacaggtagaatggacagacagacaggtggatagGACGGAtaggatgaacagacagacaggtagagtggacagacagacaggtgggtaGAACAGAtaggatgaacagacagacaggtagtatggacagacaggtggatagGACAGAtaggatggacagacagacagacaggtagagtggacagacagacaggtgggtaGAACAGAtaggatgaacagacagacaggtggatagGACAGataggatggatggacagacaggtagaatggacagacagacaggtggatagGACGGAtaggatgaacagacagacagacaggtagagtggacagacagacaggtgggtaGAACAGAtaggatgaacagacagacaggtgggtaGGACAGAtaggatggacagacagacaggtagtatggacagacaggtggatagGACAGAtaggatggacagacagacaggtagtatagacagacaggtggatagGACGGAtaggatgaacagacagacaggtagagtggacagacagacaggtgggtaGAACAGAtaggatgaacagacagacaggtggatagGACAGAtaggatggacagacagacaggtagtatggacagacaggtggatagGACAGAtaggatgaacagacagacaggtagtatggacagacaggtggatagGACAGAtaggatgaacagacagacaggtagtatggacagacaggtgggTAGAACAGAtaggatgaacagacagacaggtggatagGACAGataggatggatggacagacaggtagaatggacagacagacaggtggatagGACGGAtaggatgaacagacagacagacaggtagagtggacagacagacaggtgggtaGAACAGAtaggatgaacagacagacaggtggatagGACAGAtaggatggacagacagacaggtagtatggacagacaggtggatagGACAGAtaggatggacagacagacaggtagtatagacagacaggtgggtAGAACAGAtaggatgaacagacagacaggtggatagGACAGataggatggatggacagacagacaggtggatagGACGGAtaggatgaacagacagacagacaggtagagtggacagacagacaggtgggtaGAACAGAtaggatgaacagacagacaggtggatagGACAGAtaggatggacagacagacaggtagtatggacagacaggtggatagGACAGAtaggatggacagacagacaggtagtatagacagacaggtggatagGACGGAtaggatgaacagacagacaggtagagtggacagacagacaggtgggtaGAACAGAtaggatgaacagacagacaggtggatagGACAGAtaggatggacagacagacaggtggatagGACAGAtaggatggacagacagacaggtagtatggacagacaggtggatagGACAGAtaggatggacagacaggtagaATGGACCCTGttacagagcagctttacagaaatgtggagGTGGATTCAGGTTCCTAGTGTGTAGCGCACTGTATGACGCTGTAGTGTGCTGAATgtggtagtgtagtgtgtgagtgatgtgaGTGTCCCTGTGGTGTAGATGAGTTGATGTtggagatggagagagcagagagaatagatagagggatggagagaacaGACGGTGCGAGCatggagcagcagcagcaggcgtGGGGGAAACTGGTACGAGTCGGACCGTCGACAGAATCAGTGCTCACTCTGTTACTCGTTAATAGAGAGTGTACAGTGGGCCGGAGGAAAGGTGAGTGTCTTATCGTTACTATCATCATGTCTCATACTTCATTATTACTCTGACACTCTGTCCTATTACTGTCCCGCTTCGCCCCTCTGTACCGCCGCTGTCCCGCTTCGCCCCTCTGTACCGCCGCTGTCCCGCTTCAGTTACTACGAGACCAGCTCATGCTGTACCACTACACTATGAGCTCATGCTATCATTGTGTACTATCCCTTACGTCATTGTACTTTACTGTACCATATAACCTCATAGTATACTTTTATTCTACTCATACTGTTACCATCTCACAGCATACTATACGTTTACTCCATCACATAATGGACTGTTGATCTTCCAGGTCTTACTCCAACGCTCTACTTTTACTGCTCCACTTCATCATACCACTCCTCCATCATTACAGCCCTAATGTGCACTTTATTATCGTACGCTTTATATTATTAGAACTTTAAAAAGCGTGAGACCTTCTTTGATCTTTTTGGAGTATTTTTGACAAATGCTCATTAGGCGGCCTATTTTCCCCCTCAGGAATGTTAAAGCGTCTCTGAAGCCGTGTCTGGACTTTATTCAGCGCACAAAGCCCTCTTTAGTTCTAAATGTAGAGAAAGCCCGGCGCCGATGACAAAAGGAGCGTATAGAGCTCATGTGTGTCGAATATTAAGTAGGGGTTTGTGTCTGTCTGCTCCTGAAGCACTTTAATGTCTGATTCCCAGCATGCTGTGAGCTCTTATTCACTTCATACAGCTGCTTCTTTATTAACATGTAGCactcttcatttattcttttatatatttatattgtaaagaaaataaagtaaaaaatatttctttatgaTTATATTATTCGGGAGTAGCACACTTACTGCATAGGCTGTCATATTTTAGAAATAACATAGATTAATGTAATCTGTTCTGTCTCAAAGGTAATAGCTTTACAATAACattattcacattattattattattactatcattaAGTGTAGGGCTGAGCAACATGATAATACAAATAATCTTCAATATCGTGTAAATTCTGTCAGTTTTCTGAGATATTGACGTCATTATGTCCATTTTGCTTTTACCAaatgttcttatttttattctaaCAATTATAAACTCTGATTGTAAAAAGTTGACATAAAAGAAATTgcatgtttagaagaatgattaaaatataaaaaattacattaaaaaatattcttccttttttaaaagtgttaaatCATTAGTGTTTGCATTTATtctaaataaatagtaaaaatcTCACCAAGTGGTTTtgtaaaatgctgtaaaatCTTATTATAgtcttatatatttaaataaatagataagtacagttgcaatcaaaattattcgcCCCCCTGAATAGCGTCACTCAcagcagcacaaatatgcagaacagggGTTGTCTCAATCACACCTGATCCAGTTCACCAAGGGATTCATTAactgcaccaggtgtgcttcaGCTGGAACACGTGACATACCCGGACTGGCTAGGCGTAGAAAACACGCGACATACCCGAACTGGCTAGGCGTAGAAAACACGTGacatacctgaactggctaggcaTAGAAAACACGCGACATACCCGGACTGGCTGGGCGTAGAAAACACGCGACATACACGGGCTGGCTAGGCGTAGAAAACACGCGACATACCCGAACTGGCTGGGCGTAGAAAACACGTGACATACCCGAACTGGCTGGGCGTAGAAAACATGCGACATACCCGAACTGGCTAGGCGTAGAAAACACGCGACATACCCGGACTGGCTAGGCGTAGAAAACACGTGACATACCTGATTTGCATTGGGGGTTTGAATAATTTAGATTGCAAGctgtatatttaaatatccAATGTTAatcaaatgtattaatattaaaaatgcacGTGCCTCACTCAGCTGAACGAGCTCAGCAAGTGTttgaatattgtttttgttttaattaattcttttaaattgttgtttattttatctattaattgtaatcatttatatttcttttattattcattatttatatacaatatgtaattattttaatatttaattatgtattattGTTCCTAATGTGAAAGTAAACCAGTggcttaaaatgtttttttacattctaagcaaattaatttttataataataataataacattaagaGGAAGGATCAATGTTGTGTTTGCAGGTTGTGATTTGTCGTTTCCTGCCAATAAGCTGGTCTCAAGTGATCACTGTAAACTCACACAGGATCAGGAGTCCGGACAGGTGTGGCTCGAGGACACCAGGTGAGTGACTCTTACCACCGtgaagttgattattgtcctataacagcacaaaaaCCAACATCAaaaccttccgaccaatcagaattcagtaCTTCTGTGCATGAGCTCACgtttaaataaaatccattCGCGTGTTTTGAAATCATGTTAAGCGGAAGAAAGCTTTGTTAATTAGttcttctttgtttgtttgtttgtttgtttgtttacttcagCACTAATGGGACGGTAATAAACATGTCCAAACTGTTGAAGAAACAGCGCCACTTACTGCAGAACGGTGACGTTATCTACTTTGTGTACAGGAAGAGTGAACCAGAGCAGAGTAAGACGCCGCGTAGCGCTTGTGTTTCATTCCTGTTTTTAACACGCACTCGTCCACTTCCCCTTCATCAAGTCCCCTTGGTGAGCGGTGGAGTGGAACGCGGTGTGTGCTGCTGTTGCAGTAGGGCTGGTGTGTAATAGCGATAGTGTGATAAACTGACTGGATGTGTGATGTTAAAGTTTTGTACTTAAccttaaaactatttaaaaagaaaaactggtCTTTTTcagcattaaatatttttaattgaatattatttattgaaatattttgaagAACCCGATCCGTTATAACGGTCGGTAAAGCAGCGTCACTGGCAGTATAAACCTACAGCGTAAATATTGTGTATGgttaaaaacatgttaaagaATCAAGATCTCTTTTTGTTCTGTCcatcatttgtatttgtttgttttgtttgtttgtttccagaCATTGCGTACGTGTATCACTCGATCACTGCCACACACTCAGACTCTCAGGATACTGAAGGTGAGTTAATGATCATTTACATCTAACATCCGATTTATTTCCTCACCGCCGTTTAAAGGCTGTGGAGTTAGTGTTTAATAACTGATAAAGAAaaggtgtgcgtgcgtgcgtgcgagtgcgtgtgtgcgtgtgtgcgtgcgtgcgagtgtgtgtgtacgcgtgcgtgcgtgtgtgtgtgcgtgcgcgcggtGTATCCTGCAGGGGGCGTTTcagttgttgtgttgttttgtgtgtagaGTTGTCGTGTCCGGAGCTGATGGAGAGAATCGACCCGGATGTTGATCCTGATCCAGTGGAACCCGTCACTCTTCCATTCGTACCTCAGGAGGTGAAGGTCCGACCCGGCTTCCAGGAGTCTCAGCCCTCTACTTCCTACAACATCGCCAAGCcgacaacacacactcacacacacacactcgctggAACAGGTCAGattcaacactcacacacacactctctctctctggaacaGGTCAGAttcaacatacacactcacacacacactcacacactcacacacacacactcgctggAACAGGTCAGattcaacactcacacacacactctctctctctggaacaGGTCAGAttcaacatacacactcacacacacactcacacactcacacacacacactcgctggAACAGGTCAGattcaacactcacacacacactctctctctctggaacaGGTCagattcaacacacacactcacacacacacacacacacacacacacacacacacaggaagagatGAATCACGTctctcagtgtcagtgctggGTCGTACCCCGTGTGCACTTCATGACGTCTCACAGAATTCAACTCCTGAAAGTTTTCAGCTGAAATATTAAAGGGTTAAAACcgtctggagagagagagagagagagagagagagagagagaaaagaatctGCTCTTATTGTGGTGCAGGTTTCAGTGAAGTGAGATCCGCGCAGTCCTCAGTGAAGCGtacggatggagagagagagacagacaagtgTGCGCAAccagacaggaagagacagaaaacaggtgtgtgtgtgtgtgtgtgatgtcatatAAAATGGACACAAAATTCCTTTTTCCCCCAAAtgaagcttgtgtgtgtgcgcgcgcgcgtgtgtgtgaactaaagtgtgtgtgttatatttttcCCCGGTGTGATGTTTCCACTCAGGCTGCTTTCTCTGTAGTTTGTGTTcacatgtgttgtttttttttcctgtttcgcTCTGATAGATGATCCGTACAGGGGTTACGCTGTGGGTGAATCCGGCGCTCCAGCAGCTCCTCCTAAATCCGGGAAGGACGGAGGAGAAGGATGCAAAACGGATAAAATGGAGGAATCTCTCACCTGCATCATCTGTCAGGATCTGCTGTACGACTGCGTCAGGTGCCGTTCATCTCCGAGTCACAGCGGGAAGTTACATTTCAGCAGGAGTTTGACCATTacgagacgtgtgtgtgtgtgtgtgtgtgtgtgtagtctgcaGCCCTGTATGCACACGTTCTGTGCAGCGTGTTACTCGGGGTGGATGGAGcgttcctctctctgtcccacctGCCGCTGTCCCGTGGAGAGAATCCGCAAAAACCACATCCTCAACAACCTGGTGGAGGCGTACCTGCTCCAACAccctggtacacacacacacacacacacacacacacacacacacgtcccttCTTCTCTGTTTTAATAAGCTCCATTCTTCTAGAAAGGCTTTGCAGTGATAGTAAAAAATCTACACCAGTCTGTCTACTTGAAAATATTTCTTAATAATTCAAATAGAATGATAGAAAATGGgaatatagtgtgtgtgcgtgtgtgtgcgtgtgtgtgtgacagagaagTGTCGCAGTGAGGAGGACATGCGCAGCATGGACGCTCGTAATAAGATCACGCAAGACATGCTGCAGCCCAAAGTGGAGCGATATTTCTCAGACGAAGAAGGAAGTTCTGATTACCTGTTCGAGCTGTCTGATAACGACAGCGACACGTCTGATCTCAGGTCACAGATAATGCACTGCTTTATATAATCAGATCCTGGTGGTATTTGCAGAATAAAATAGTGGAATTTGTGTCTAAGCTGCTGAAGGTCGTGTCGTTTTATCTGCAGTCAGCCGTACATGATGTGCAGGCAGTGTCCGGGATATAAGAAGGActttagccccgccccctgGATCTGTGGCTCCGCCGGTGAGACGGGACCCACACCTGGAGACGGACCGTCCACGTCCTCAGATACCTGCACAGGTAGCGATTGTAGGGCGCTCATGGAAACCTGAGGGTCATAGAATTAACAATGACGATGCGGAACTCCGTGTAGATTTTTAAGAGGCGGGGCTTTGGAAGTCATGTGACAGACAACCGTGGGTTAACAAAGGC contains:
- the chfr gene encoding E3 ubiquitin-protein ligase CHFR, whose translation is MLEMERAERIDRGMERTDGASMEQQQQAWGKLVRVGPSTESVLTLLLVNRECTVGRRKGCDLSFPANKLVSSDHCKLTQDQESGQVWLEDTSTNGTVINMSKLLKKQRHLLQNGDVIYFVYRKSEPEQNIAYVYHSITATHSDSQDTEELSCPELMERIDPDVDPDPVEPVTLPFVPQEVKVRPGFQESQPSTSYNIAKPTTHTHTHTLAGTGFSEVRSAQSSVKRTDGERETDKCAQPDRKRQKTDDPYRGYAVGESGAPAAPPKSGKDGGEGCKTDKMEESLTCIICQDLLYDCVSLQPCMHTFCAACYSGWMERSSLCPTCRCPVERIRKNHILNNLVEAYLLQHPEKCRSEEDMRSMDARNKITQDMLQPKVERYFSDEEGSSDYLFELSDNDSDTSDLSQPYMMCRQCPGYKKDFSPAPWICGSAGETGPTPGDGPSTSSDTCTETQEFTCPPHGSHLICTCCLQPMPDRRAEHVGTNPSPQHCLVCQRPFCHLYWGCQRIGCQGCLARFSDLNLTDKCLDGVLNNNHYESEILQNYLSSRGKTWKEMLQETLQSTQQGLCHLSDYRINGNSFLCYCCGLRFFKELAYVYRANIPAAELPAAVTVRPDCYWGRNCRTQIKAHHAMKFNHICEQTRFKN